TCCGCTTCTACGATCCGCAGAAAGGAACGATCACGATCGATGGGCAGCCAATCAAGGAACTGCCAAAGCAGTGGATTAGACAGCATATGGGCATCGTACTGCAGGATCCGTATCTGTTCACCGGCACGATTGCCTCCAACGTCAGTCTCGGTGACGAGCATATCCCCCGTGAGCGGATTGAGAAAGCGCTGGATGATGTCGGAGCCACGCGCATTCTAGCCCATCTTCCTAAAGGCCTGGATGAGCCCGTTGTGGAGAAAGGCAGTACGTTATCCGCAGGCGAACGGCAGTTAATCTCCTTCGCGCGGGCGCTAGCCTTCGATCCAGCGATTCTGATTCTCGATGAAGCTACAGCTAACATCGACACCGAGACCGAAGCCCTCATACAAGAGGCGCTGGAAGTACTGAAGCGCGGGCGCACAACCTTCATCATCGCGCACCGTCTGTCGACCATTCGTAGTGCCGACCAGATTCTGCTGCTGCATCGCGGTGAAATCGTCGAACGCGGCACTCATGACGAACTGCTGGCCAAGGGCGGACGCTATTATCAGATGTACCGCTTGCAGCACGGATCGGGCGATCCACAAGCATCGCCGACTGCTCCCACTGCTGCCTCATCTGCTTCAGCGCTAGTATAATGCTTAAGGTTTGACCCACAAAGCTAGCGACGATATAACTTAAAAAGAGCAAGTATCAAGGTACAACCACCTCGGTACTTGCTCTTTATGTTTGATAGAGATGTCTTGAATTTTCCTATCATATATTCTGTATCATTTCTTCTTTAAGCAGTTCAAGCTCAAGTTATGTTCATCGTCGACTGATCCGCTGACTTGCCCGAATCTTTTCTTGCTCTGCGCTTATCGCTCATCCATGCAAATATAATCCCTGGTGATATCATTAAGCTAGCGTAGATAAAGGATTTACGGAAGCCATTAACAGAAGCTTGCTTCATATCGGCTCCGGCTGATGTGAGCAATAGCTTTACTTCCTTCATTTGATCGTCCCTGACTGAGGCAAATGCCTTTTGCTGCTCTGGATCAAGCTTGGCTACAGCTGTCTCCATCCCCTTCGCGATCCGACCTGCCACCTCTTCCTCTTGAAACTCACTTCCTGATCCAGTCTGCATGTTGTTTCCTATTTCATCCACTGTTGCAACGAGCACCTCTTTGATCATTGGCATTAGCCGCTGATTCTCGTTCACTTGCTCCAAAATGTGCACCTTTTCGGTTTGCATTTCTCCACTTATACTTTGCTGCAGCAAGGTAACGATGACGGCCACCCCCAATACACTGCCTATCGATTTAGTCATATTCATAATACCTGATGCTATACCGACTTTCTCTTCAGGTACATGGCGGACTCCTGCCGACATCACCGGTGGCATCGTCAAGCCGACACCGATTCCGGCAATAAATAATCGAAGCAGCACATCGCCTAGTGGAGACTGAGCATCCAAACTGCTCATAGCGTAAATGGCGCCGAAAATGACCGCAACCCCTGCCGATCCAAACCAGCGGCTACCGAATTTATTAGATAACGAACCTGATATCGCCGAACTGATGATTGAGCCAGCAGCTAATATCGATAAGACTAGCCCTGCCTTTAACTCCGTCATTCCCATCTCCCGGGTCAGGAAAAAGGAAGTCAGCAGAGCCAGATTGGATAATGCCGCTCCGACAATAAACATCGCCAGTGAAGTGCCGTTAAACTCCTTTATTTTCAGAAGTACTAGCGGAAGCATTGGATCCTTTTCCCGCGACTGCAAATAGAAGAATAAAACGGCAAATATCAGCCCAGAGCTGATCAACGAATAGAATTCGATTGAATTCCAGCCATAATCATTCGCCTTAATAAAAGCGTAAGTAATAAGTAGCATACCGGCGGTAATAGACAACATGCCGCTATAGTCCACCCTCTTACCTGCCGTTTCATCCCGTGATTCTTTAATAAACAGGAGGGTCAGCAAGATGCTTAAAAGACCTAGCGGAACATTAACATAGAAGATCCATTGCCAATTAAGTTTTTCTGTTAAGATCCCACCCAGCGATGGCCCGCTGGCTGCGGCAAGTCCTGCAATTGCTCCCCATATGCCGATGATCATCCCATGCTTCTCTTTTGGAAAAGTCGTCGTCGTGAGTGGAATTGTTACTGGCACGATGATGGCTCCGGCTAGTCCCTGTATCGCTCTGAACAAAATTAGCATGCCAAGCGAGCTCGATAGTCCGGCAAGCAAAGAAGACAACGTAAACAATACTAATCCTAGAATAAATATTTTTTTGCGTCCGAACTGATCTGCCAGTCTTGACGCTGTCAAAATCAGTGCGGCAAAGGCCAAATTGTAACCGTTCATGACCCATGAAATTTGCGAAACCGTACCCCCGAAATAGCGTGTCATTTCAGGCAGAGCAATGTTTACTATCGTTGTATCAAGTAAGGCCATAAAATATCCTAACAAAATGGCTGAAAAAGCCAGCACAGCTCTTAATCGTGTATTCATCTCTTACACTCCTTTACGTAATATGAACTTCAGTTCACTTTTTGATTATATGAACCTTAGTTCATGTTTGTCAACAAAATTATGAACTTAAGTTCATGTTTCAT
The window above is part of the Paenibacillus lutimineralis genome. Proteins encoded here:
- a CDS encoding MFS transporter, which encodes MNTRLRAVLAFSAILLGYFMALLDTTIVNIALPEMTRYFGGTVSQISWVMNGYNLAFAALILTASRLADQFGRKKIFILGLVLFTLSSLLAGLSSSLGMLILFRAIQGLAGAIIVPVTIPLTTTTFPKEKHGMIIGIWGAIAGLAAASGPSLGGILTEKLNWQWIFYVNVPLGLLSILLTLLFIKESRDETAGKRVDYSGMLSITAGMLLITYAFIKANDYGWNSIEFYSLISSGLIFAVLFFYLQSREKDPMLPLVLLKIKEFNGTSLAMFIVGAALSNLALLTSFFLTREMGMTELKAGLVLSILAAGSIISSAISGSLSNKFGSRWFGSAGVAVIFGAIYAMSSLDAQSPLGDVLLRLFIAGIGVGLTMPPVMSAGVRHVPEEKVGIASGIMNMTKSIGSVLGVAVIVTLLQQSISGEMQTEKVHILEQVNENQRLMPMIKEVLVATVDEIGNNMQTGSGSEFQEEEVAGRIAKGMETAVAKLDPEQQKAFASVRDDQMKEVKLLLTSAGADMKQASVNGFRKSFIYASLMISPGIIFAWMSDKRRARKDSGKSADQSTMNIT